A single genomic interval of uncultured Desulfobulbus sp. harbors:
- the flgB gene encoding flagellar basal body rod protein FlgB: MPGIQQFDTTMRLLQKVLDLRQKNQEIIGSNIANAETPGYSAQSFTFEQQLQGALFGNNLPATLTQPNHIPLGPSDLEQVTGQVTSTKDRTGIGDENTVSVDQEMVKLSQNEIMYEAAITMLNKKLSAVKYAINGGA, translated from the coding sequence ATGCCGGGTATTCAACAATTTGACACCACTATGCGCCTGTTGCAGAAAGTGCTGGACCTGCGGCAGAAAAACCAGGAGATCATCGGCTCCAACATCGCCAACGCGGAAACACCGGGCTACTCTGCCCAATCCTTTACCTTTGAGCAGCAACTCCAGGGAGCCCTGTTCGGCAACAACCTCCCGGCTACCCTCACCCAACCCAACCATATCCCATTGGGCCCTTCAGACCTGGAGCAGGTAACCGGTCAAGTGACCAGCACCAAGGATCGAACAGGGATCGGTGATGAAAACACGGTGAGCGTGGACCAGGAAATGGTCAAGCTCTCGCAGAATGAGATCATGTATGAGGCGGCAATCACCATGCTCAACAAAAAACTGTCCGCAGTGAAATATGCCATCAATGGTGGCGCCTAA
- the flgC gene encoding flagellar basal body rod protein FlgC, whose amino-acid sequence MDLFTTFDIAASGLKAQTTRLNTISSNLANAETTSTPEGGPYKKKSVVFQTQDMPFSKHLQASLYEQGQGKGVKVAKIIEDTSAPQRVYDPTHPDAKEDGYVEMPNVNVMKEMVDMMSTTRSYEANTTTIKSAKRMLMKALDIGR is encoded by the coding sequence ATGGACCTATTCACGACATTTGATATCGCCGCTTCCGGACTCAAGGCACAGACAACCAGGCTCAACACCATAAGTTCCAACCTGGCCAATGCCGAAACCACCTCGACACCCGAAGGCGGACCCTACAAGAAGAAATCCGTGGTCTTTCAGACCCAGGACATGCCGTTCAGCAAGCATCTGCAGGCATCTCTCTACGAGCAGGGCCAAGGGAAAGGGGTCAAGGTTGCCAAGATCATCGAGGATACCAGTGCACCGCAACGGGTCTACGATCCAACCCACCCCGATGCCAAAGAGGATGGCTATGTTGAGATGCCCAATGTCAATGTGATGAAGGAGATGGTCGACATGATGTCCACCACCCGCTCCTACGAGGCCAACACCACCACCATCAAATCGGCAAAACGCATGCTCATGAAAGCGCTGGATATCGGGAGGTAA
- the fliE gene encoding flagellar hook-basal body complex protein FliE gives MEPIQALTTTLVPAQPTGSATTQVETSFGDILSNMVAKTNGLQQQADQAIEQLHAGGEQSLHEAMLSMEKADISLRYMVQVRNKAIEAYQEVMRMQV, from the coding sequence ATGGAACCCATTCAGGCCCTGACAACCACACTCGTTCCCGCCCAACCCACCGGGTCCGCTACCACACAGGTTGAAACGTCCTTTGGCGATATCCTTTCCAATATGGTGGCCAAAACCAATGGGTTGCAGCAGCAGGCCGATCAGGCAATCGAACAGTTGCACGCCGGCGGCGAGCAGAGCCTGCACGAGGCCATGCTCTCCATGGAAAAAGCCGATATTTCATTACGCTATATGGTCCAGGTGCGCAACAAGGCCATTGAGGCCTACCAAGAAGTGATGCGCATGCAGGTTTAA
- the fliF gene encoding flagellar basal-body MS-ring/collar protein FliF, which produces MAEQTDVTPQQPQPAKGIRALVDTVKAWPLPRKIALAAVSALTIGLFAFIIIKAQTADYQLLYGNLADTDASAVVEWLKGHNVPYQLTNNGKNISIPAKDVYETRLSLAATGLPQGGGVGFEIFDKQSFALTDFVQKVNYSRALQGELARTITSLGPVESARVHLALPEKRLFKEQQQPATASVILKLAPRKRLTDGQIEGIVHLVSSSIEGLEPDKVTIIDQNGNVLSKSGGKGPLSNLSPDLLAYQAQVEQRLETRAQALLDKSLGPKNAMVRVSAVLDFAQTEKTEETFDPEEPVIRSEQVSEEKTGSEMVGGVPGVQSNLEGNTNQSAGASPPSSRSQRTTNYEISKVVSKTINPVGTLSKLSVSVLVADKVVPGKEKEPPTTEARTAEELKSVETMVSSALGIDLTRGDKIEVTSMPFLESIEGSPEEEAYAAANRLYQYTPFIRYGLLLLAGVLLYFLMVRPLIKTLNRDVTEHYKTVEEMEAEQAGVTGGPRAGGAGAGPVVQEGEIGIAPGTAPSEPQAPPLVGGEGYQEAMEVESEDPLDKIRKGVEIDPVFTAHVLRSWIRDEN; this is translated from the coding sequence ATGGCTGAACAAACGGACGTTACCCCACAGCAACCACAACCGGCGAAAGGCATACGCGCCTTGGTTGACACGGTTAAGGCATGGCCCTTACCGCGCAAGATAGCACTGGCTGCGGTATCCGCCCTCACCATTGGCCTGTTTGCCTTTATCATCATCAAGGCGCAGACCGCCGATTACCAGCTTCTCTATGGAAATCTGGCGGATACGGATGCATCCGCGGTCGTTGAATGGCTTAAAGGGCATAATGTGCCCTACCAACTGACCAACAACGGCAAAAACATCTCCATCCCGGCAAAGGACGTCTACGAGACCAGATTGAGCCTGGCGGCCACCGGTCTTCCCCAGGGGGGAGGCGTGGGCTTTGAAATTTTTGATAAACAGTCGTTCGCCCTGACCGATTTTGTCCAAAAAGTCAATTATTCTCGAGCACTTCAGGGAGAGCTCGCACGTACCATAACCTCACTCGGTCCGGTGGAATCGGCACGGGTTCACCTTGCTCTCCCGGAAAAACGGCTTTTTAAGGAGCAGCAGCAGCCGGCGACCGCCTCGGTCATTCTCAAGCTTGCTCCCCGCAAACGGTTGACCGACGGCCAGATCGAAGGCATTGTCCACCTGGTTTCAAGCTCCATCGAAGGGCTCGAACCCGACAAGGTGACCATCATCGACCAGAACGGCAATGTGCTGTCTAAAAGTGGCGGCAAAGGCCCACTCAGCAACCTCTCCCCCGATCTGCTGGCCTATCAGGCCCAGGTGGAACAGCGGCTGGAAACTCGCGCCCAGGCATTGCTCGACAAATCCCTTGGACCCAAAAACGCCATGGTTCGGGTGAGTGCGGTCCTTGATTTCGCCCAGACGGAGAAAACCGAAGAAACCTTTGATCCGGAAGAACCGGTCATCCGCAGCGAACAGGTCAGCGAGGAAAAAACCGGCTCGGAGATGGTCGGCGGCGTGCCCGGTGTTCAGTCGAATCTGGAAGGCAATACCAATCAGAGCGCCGGGGCGAGCCCTCCCTCAAGCCGTTCCCAGCGAACCACCAACTACGAGATCAGCAAGGTGGTCTCCAAGACCATCAACCCAGTGGGCACCCTCAGCAAACTCTCGGTCTCCGTCCTGGTGGCCGACAAGGTCGTTCCCGGCAAGGAAAAAGAGCCGCCGACCACCGAGGCCCGCACCGCAGAAGAGTTGAAATCCGTGGAAACCATGGTTTCCTCGGCACTGGGCATCGATTTGACCCGTGGCGATAAGATTGAAGTGACCTCAATGCCTTTCCTGGAGTCGATCGAAGGCAGTCCGGAGGAAGAGGCCTATGCCGCGGCCAATCGGCTCTACCAGTATACGCCGTTTATACGCTACGGATTGCTGCTGCTTGCCGGGGTGCTGCTCTATTTTCTCATGGTTCGGCCGCTGATCAAGACCTTGAATCGTGATGTCACCGAACATTACAAGACGGTGGAGGAGATGGAGGCGGAACAGGCTGGCGTGACTGGTGGCCCCCGTGCAGGCGGAGCCGGAGCAGGCCCCGTTGTCCAGGAAGGCGAGATCGGCATCGCTCCCGGTACGGCCCCGTCCGAACCCCAGGCGCCGCCGCTGGTCGGTGGGGAGGGGTATCAGGAGGCCATGGAAGTGGAGTCCGAGGATCCGCTGGACAAGATCCGCAAAGGAGTGGAGATCGATCCCGTATTCACAGCCCACGTCCTGAGAAGCTGGATTCGCGACGAAAACTGA
- the fliG gene encoding flagellar motor switch protein FliG produces MAAIEKLTGLKKAAILLICLGEKLASRLLRELTDEEIFKVTRCMAEIDHIPEEVKRRVIEDFELVAESQAGIVVKGNEFARKLIAGTGSKDRESVLMKQFVSGTEARPLETIAKMQPSMVAGLLEREHPQTLALVLSTQSTDHAGAIIARLPEEKRADVIYRIATLDAVSPAVIDRIEEALSKEIGIVVGGQEQKEVGGLKKVVEILDRMTDNLDSEILEDLEEVDPEMVENIRKMMFTFEDLCALDGRSIQMILREVNNDSLTMALKTASDEIKQKIFANMSARAADMIRDDLNAMGPVRLSEVEAMQQTIVKIAMKLEEEGKLVLGRGSGGDEFV; encoded by the coding sequence ATGGCCGCGATAGAAAAACTCACCGGACTCAAAAAAGCCGCCATCCTCCTCATCTGTCTCGGAGAAAAGCTGGCATCGCGGCTGCTGCGGGAGTTGACGGATGAGGAGATATTCAAAGTCACCCGTTGCATGGCCGAGATCGATCATATTCCCGAAGAGGTGAAACGCAGGGTGATCGAAGATTTTGAACTGGTCGCAGAGAGTCAGGCCGGTATCGTGGTCAAGGGCAATGAGTTTGCCAGAAAACTCATTGCCGGTACAGGTTCCAAGGACCGGGAATCCGTGCTCATGAAGCAGTTTGTCTCCGGCACCGAAGCCCGGCCGCTTGAGACCATCGCCAAAATGCAGCCCTCCATGGTGGCCGGACTCCTGGAAAGGGAACATCCGCAGACCCTGGCCCTGGTGCTTTCCACCCAATCGACCGACCACGCAGGTGCGATCATTGCCCGACTGCCGGAAGAGAAGCGGGCCGATGTCATCTATCGCATCGCCACCCTGGATGCGGTTTCCCCTGCGGTCATCGACAGAATCGAGGAGGCCTTGAGCAAGGAGATCGGGATCGTGGTTGGTGGCCAGGAACAGAAGGAGGTGGGCGGCCTGAAGAAGGTTGTCGAAATCCTCGACCGGATGACCGACAATCTCGATTCTGAAATTCTCGAAGACTTGGAAGAGGTCGATCCGGAGATGGTGGAGAACATCCGCAAGATGATGTTCACCTTTGAGGATCTCTGTGCCCTTGACGGACGCTCGATCCAGATGATCCTGCGCGAGGTCAACAATGACTCCCTGACCATGGCCCTGAAAACCGCCTCCGATGAGATCAAGCAAAAAATATTCGCCAATATGTCGGCTCGTGCCGCCGACATGATTCGTGATGACCTCAACGCCATGGGACCGGTACGCCTCTCGGAGGTTGAGGCGATGCAGCAGACCATCGTCAAAATTGCAATGAAGCTTGAGGAAGAAGGCAAACTGGTGCTTGGCAGAGGCAGCGGCGGCGATGAGTTCGTCTAA
- a CDS encoding FliH/SctL family protein, translated as MSSSKVFKEDTLFTPHSLVRQRIDPPVHKAAQAVAPEPKPDPVEMVLDQDAQPDVPPQEAAHPPEAQQPPRPAPAPQKPASPPPKPEPPPQPAVDIEAIRQEGYNLGAADTAKRMQAKFDQCMQSFVEACQKIDNLHSERLASSHADMVNLVISLTEKILDHELSTARNEIALTLETALEQAIASEEFHVTLHPEDLAFAEERAPTLINSIRSLEHLVFKADPGVRRGGCLLESITCTVDATIDGKLESAREFLKDHPELLLPTDDERGQGESNSSDSGEKTPR; from the coding sequence ATGAGTTCGTCTAAGGTCTTCAAGGAAGATACGCTGTTCACCCCCCACTCTCTTGTGCGGCAGCGCATCGATCCTCCTGTGCATAAGGCCGCTCAAGCGGTTGCTCCGGAACCGAAGCCGGATCCGGTGGAGATGGTTCTCGATCAAGACGCTCAGCCGGATGTACCGCCACAGGAAGCGGCCCATCCTCCAGAGGCGCAGCAGCCCCCCCGACCTGCTCCGGCGCCCCAAAAACCGGCGTCGCCACCGCCGAAACCGGAGCCGCCACCGCAACCAGCAGTGGATATCGAGGCTATTCGCCAGGAGGGGTACAACCTGGGCGCAGCCGATACTGCCAAGAGGATGCAGGCCAAATTCGATCAATGCATGCAGAGCTTTGTCGAAGCCTGCCAAAAAATTGACAACCTACATAGTGAACGTCTGGCCAGCAGCCACGCGGACATGGTCAATCTCGTCATTTCCTTGACCGAAAAGATTCTTGATCATGAACTGTCCACTGCACGAAACGAAATCGCCCTCACCCTGGAAACAGCCCTGGAGCAGGCCATTGCCAGCGAGGAGTTTCACGTAACCCTCCATCCCGAGGACCTCGCCTTTGCCGAGGAGAGGGCTCCGACCCTGATCAATTCGATTCGCAGCCTGGAGCACCTCGTTTTCAAAGCCGATCCCGGGGTTCGTCGCGGAGGATGTCTTTTGGAGTCAATCACCTGTACCGTGGATGCAACCATTGACGGAAAACTGGAAAGTGCGCGCGAGTTCCTCAAAGATCATCCGGAGCTGCTGCTGCCAACTGACGACGAAAGGGGCCAGGGGGAAAGCAACAGCAGTGACTCCGGGGAGAAGACTCCTCGCTGA
- a CDS encoding FliI/YscN family ATPase — MITASVLSAFSPTRVYGKVHRIVGLVVEGSCPRSSIGSLCDLYPLQSGVPVPAEIVGYANNRALLMPLGELRGLGPGSLIRVRKEQATISVGKALLGRVLDGMGQPLDQEAPPLLPHEKALYSLPPSPMQRDAITQPLDLGIRAINGLLTCGIGQRMGIMAGSGVGKSVLLGMMAKYAKADINVIALIGERGREVREFIERDLGKEGLAHSVIIAVTSDQSPLLRMRGAFVATAIAEFFSQQGKNVLLMMDSVTRFAMAMREIGLSIGEPPTTKGYTPSVFATLPKLLERAGNFQNQGSITGLYTVLVDGDDLTEPVADSVRSILDGHIVLSRAIAAKNHYPAIDVMMSTSRVMRDITTARHMELAGKIRSVMAIYQESEDLINIGAYATGSNKKIDYAISRMDSINEFLVQGFSESSPMEETISAMGDLVSDRQGNDRRRLGRKGFDRRKTDAPEGSDQ; from the coding sequence ATGATCACAGCCTCTGTACTCTCTGCATTCTCCCCCACTCGCGTCTACGGCAAGGTGCACCGGATTGTCGGCCTTGTTGTCGAGGGGAGTTGTCCCCGCTCTTCCATCGGTTCCCTGTGCGACCTCTATCCCCTCCAGAGCGGTGTGCCGGTCCCGGCGGAAATTGTCGGCTATGCCAACAACCGTGCCCTGCTCATGCCGCTGGGTGAACTGCGCGGCCTGGGTCCGGGAAGCCTGATTCGCGTCCGCAAGGAACAGGCCACCATCAGTGTCGGCAAAGCCCTGTTGGGGCGGGTCCTCGACGGCATGGGCCAACCCCTTGACCAGGAGGCGCCCCCGCTTCTTCCCCATGAAAAGGCCCTCTATTCCCTGCCCCCAAGTCCCATGCAGCGCGATGCCATTACCCAGCCCCTTGATCTCGGTATCCGGGCGATCAACGGGTTGTTGACCTGTGGCATCGGCCAGCGCATGGGCATCATGGCCGGATCCGGTGTGGGCAAAAGCGTCTTGCTGGGAATGATGGCCAAATATGCCAAGGCCGACATCAACGTCATCGCCCTGATCGGCGAACGCGGCCGTGAGGTGCGGGAATTTATCGAGCGGGATCTGGGCAAGGAAGGGCTGGCCCATTCGGTGATCATCGCCGTCACCTCGGACCAGTCACCACTGTTGCGCATGCGGGGCGCCTTTGTCGCCACGGCCATTGCCGAATTTTTCTCCCAACAGGGGAAAAACGTCCTGTTGATGATGGATTCCGTGACCCGCTTTGCCATGGCCATGCGCGAGATCGGCCTGTCCATCGGTGAACCGCCGACCACCAAAGGCTATACCCCCAGCGTTTTCGCCACCCTGCCCAAACTCCTGGAGCGTGCCGGCAACTTTCAGAACCAGGGGTCCATCACCGGCCTGTACACGGTGCTTGTTGACGGCGATGATCTCACCGAACCCGTGGCCGATTCGGTGCGCTCCATCCTCGATGGCCATATCGTCCTCTCGCGTGCCATTGCCGCCAAGAACCACTATCCGGCCATCGATGTAATGATGTCCACCAGCCGCGTCATGCGCGATATCACCACTGCCCGTCACATGGAACTGGCCGGAAAAATCCGCAGTGTGATGGCAATTTATCAGGAATCCGAGGACCTGATCAATATCGGCGCCTACGCAACCGGCAGCAATAAAAAGATCGACTATGCCATCTCCCGCATGGACTCCATCAACGAATTTCTTGTTCAGGGATTTAGCGAATCCTCGCCCATGGAGGAAACAATTTCCGCCATGGGCGATCTGGTGAGCGATCGCCAGGGAAACGATCGCCGCAGGTTGGGGCGAAAAGGCTTTGACCGTCGCAAAACCGATGCCCCCGAGGGAAGTGACCAATGA
- the fliJ gene encoding flagellar export protein FliJ: MKPFSMHAVLKFRHQLETSALQKLSQAMEVEQQLRDALETTENELNALYDALQRDKEQGTTVDRLIMFDQCIDLLKERCHQRKKALEKQQGQVAKRRQQLLKASKDRKIIEKLQEQQNAAYKKHLDKLEAGMLDEIAVLSHERRKSE; this comes from the coding sequence ATGAAGCCTTTTTCCATGCACGCGGTCCTGAAATTTCGCCATCAGCTCGAAACCTCGGCGCTGCAGAAGTTGTCCCAGGCCATGGAGGTTGAACAACAGCTCAGAGATGCCCTGGAAACCACGGAAAATGAACTCAACGCGTTGTACGACGCCCTGCAGCGGGACAAGGAACAGGGCACGACGGTCGATCGACTGATCATGTTTGACCAGTGCATCGATCTGCTCAAGGAGCGATGCCACCAACGGAAAAAAGCCCTGGAAAAGCAGCAAGGCCAGGTGGCAAAACGTCGACAGCAGCTGTTAAAGGCAAGTAAAGACAGAAAAATCATTGAAAAGTTACAAGAGCAGCAAAATGCAGCCTACAAAAAACACCTCGATAAACTGGAAGCCGGAATGCTCGATGAAATTGCGGTTCTCTCCCATGAACGTCGAAAATCGGAATGA
- a CDS encoding flagellar hook-length control protein FliK — translation MPTTPAVAATMVQTTPASGASSSAASSQPTESFFSLLQTATGKQTQASISLKLPDNARQTSVRERVAETGINGKQAAREKGAQQLHEADDPITTDEQESIETAEKQSAVGESIGTAKPKREESAGPVRATRKSIVDRLLAEISTVQTGASEISVFQVHTTTNLTATADGQFRGSNADLFATAAFPVTDEQMLSWQTAQPHNEPITQQDIPQQNQPTGHQSMQTGSFQLSAPPPAPGVLKEEETADQNIGVFSEQPATDSTSSSGTTTILLDPVAGKISSTNGAANSTFENGQKVPVDAATENISATNQAASFTPDTAVKNIIQPGVEPLPSTGQTAGTIAENGQKVVAETAAENISTTSQTASFTPDTAVKTIVQPGVEPLPSTGQTAGTIAENGQKVVAETAAENISTTSQTASFTPDTAVKNIIQPGVEPLPSTDQTAGTVSENGLKVIAKTAAENISATSQTASFTPDTALKNTVQPSSENIATTNQTARLTPDTAVKNIIQPGVEPLPSASQAVGTVSENGQAIIAKTAAENISTTNQIASLTPDTAVKNTVLPSSENIATTNQTASFTPDTVVKTIIQPGVEPLPSTDQTAGTVSENGLKVIAKTAAENISATSQTASFTPDTAVKNTVLPSSENIATTNQTASFTPDTAVKTIVQPGVEPLPSASQAAGTISQNGQTIIVETGAENISTTSQTANLTPDTAVKNTVLPSSENIATTNQTASFTPDTAVKTIVQPGVEPLPSTGQAAGTISQNGQTIVVETAAENISTTSQTASLTPDTAVKNTVQPSSENIATTNQTASFTPDTAVKTIIQPGVESPPSASQAAGNVSEKGQTIIVETGAESIASASQAASSILEKGQKNQQGPLIVQNKYGQIITIEPIKETLQPSPATTNVASNQVLHQDGNNLDFQGRFIQSHLPNEPSAKTANNSENAAMANDQSQSGFFGGRQREGGNVRTPENGTGFQEGSPLSLNTAPLSFGLQMNQSQGSITAAQLGSTTGASYQLGSGTMVPESTVVDQIITHFSVNKRLENGSVTLKLNPQELGELRMEIKIEQENVKAHIIAQSSHAQDMIDRHMPRLREALEQQGLHLQEVEVSIANNDNAAGERFQNSEAWQQQSQQFSPGKKTASAVPFEVEELSADASDLKQNFNAIA, via the coding sequence ATGCCCACAACTCCTGCCGTTGCTGCCACCATGGTGCAAACAACACCCGCAAGCGGTGCATCCTCCAGCGCGGCATCGAGCCAACCTACCGAATCCTTTTTTTCCCTCCTCCAGACGGCCACCGGGAAGCAAACCCAAGCAAGCATTTCCCTCAAACTTCCTGATAACGCCCGACAGACATCGGTACGGGAGCGTGTTGCCGAAACAGGCATAAACGGCAAACAGGCGGCCAGGGAAAAAGGGGCGCAACAGCTGCACGAGGCCGATGATCCGATAACCACCGATGAGCAGGAATCGATTGAGACCGCAGAGAAGCAGTCAGCAGTTGGAGAGAGCATCGGCACGGCAAAGCCTAAGCGAGAAGAGTCTGCCGGTCCAGTCAGAGCGACTCGGAAGTCAATCGTCGATCGACTGCTTGCAGAAATTTCAACCGTTCAGACCGGCGCAAGCGAAATATCGGTTTTCCAGGTGCATACCACCACCAACCTGACGGCGACAGCCGATGGACAATTTCGCGGTTCCAACGCCGATCTCTTTGCGACCGCCGCATTTCCCGTTACCGATGAGCAGATGCTCTCTTGGCAAACTGCACAACCGCACAACGAACCTATAACGCAACAGGACATCCCCCAACAGAATCAACCCACTGGACATCAGTCGATGCAAACCGGCAGTTTTCAACTCAGTGCCCCCCCCCCTGCCCCAGGGGTATTGAAAGAAGAGGAAACCGCCGACCAGAATATTGGGGTGTTCAGTGAGCAACCGGCCACTGATTCGACCTCCTCTTCCGGGACGACGACAATTCTCCTTGATCCTGTCGCGGGGAAAATCTCCTCAACGAACGGGGCTGCAAACAGTACTTTCGAAAACGGACAAAAGGTCCCGGTGGATGCCGCTACGGAGAACATCTCCGCCACCAACCAGGCCGCGAGCTTTACTCCTGATACAGCAGTGAAGAACATCATCCAGCCGGGCGTGGAGCCCCTCCCCTCGACCGGACAGACAGCAGGCACCATTGCCGAAAACGGACAAAAGGTCGTCGCGGAAACCGCTGCGGAGAACATCTCCACCACGAGCCAGACCGCGAGCTTTACTCCTGATACAGCAGTGAAAACCATCGTCCAGCCGGGCGTGGAGCCCCTCCCCTCGACCGGACAGACAGCAGGCACCATTGCCGAAAACGGACAAAAGGTCGTCGCGGAAACCGCTGCGGAGAACATCTCCACCACGAGCCAGACCGCGAGCTTTACTCCTGATACAGCAGTGAAGAACATCATCCAGCCGGGCGTGGAGCCCCTCCCCTCGACCGACCAGACAGCAGGCACCGTTTCCGAAAACGGACTAAAGGTCATCGCGAAAACCGCTGCGGAGAACATCTCCGCCACGAGCCAGACCGCGAGCTTTACTCCTGATACGGCATTGAAGAACACTGTTCAGCCGAGTTCGGAGAACATTGCCACCACGAACCAGACCGCGAGACTCACTCCTGATACAGCAGTGAAAAACATCATCCAGCCGGGCGTGGAGCCCCTCCCCTCTGCCAGCCAGGCAGTAGGCACCGTTTCCGAAAACGGGCAAGCAATCATCGCGAAAACCGCTGCGGAGAACATCTCCACCACGAACCAGATTGCAAGCCTTACTCCTGATACGGCAGTGAAAAACACTGTTCTGCCGAGTTCGGAGAACATTGCCACCACAAACCAGACCGCGAGCTTTACTCCTGATACGGTAGTGAAAACCATCATCCAGCCGGGAGTGGAGCCCCTCCCCTCGACCGACCAGACAGCAGGCACCGTTTCCGAAAACGGACTAAAGGTCATCGCGAAAACCGCTGCGGAGAACATCTCCGCCACGAGCCAGACCGCGAGCTTTACTCCTGATACGGCAGTGAAAAACACTGTTCTGCCGAGTTCGGAGAACATTGCCACCACAAACCAGACCGCGAGCTTTACTCCTGATACAGCAGTGAAAACCATCGTCCAGCCGGGAGTGGAGCCCCTCCCCTCTGCCAGCCAGGCAGCAGGCACAATTTCCCAAAACGGACAAACAATCATCGTGGAAACCGGTGCGGAGAACATCTCCACCACGAGCCAGACCGCGAACCTTACTCCTGATACGGCAGTGAAAAACACTGTTCTGCCGAGTTCGGAGAACATTGCCACCACAAACCAGACCGCGAGCTTTACTCCTGATACAGCAGTGAAAACCATCGTCCAGCCGGGAGTGGAGCCCCTCCCCTCTACCGGCCAGGCAGCAGGCACAATTTCCCAAAACGGACAAACAATCGTCGTGGAAACCGCTGCGGAGAACATCTCCACCACGAGCCAGACCGCGAGCCTTACTCCTGATACGGCAGTGAAAAACACTGTTCAGCCGAGCTCGGAGAACATTGCCACCACAAACCAGACCGCGAGCTTTACTCCTGATACAGCAGTGAAAACCATCATCCAGCCTGGCGTGGAGTCCCCCCCCTCTGCCAGCCAGGCAGCAGGCAACGTTTCCGAAAAGGGACAAACAATCATCGTGGAAACCGGTGCTGAGTCCATAGCCTCAGCGAGCCAGGCAGCAAGCAGCATTCTTGAAAAGGGACAAAAGAACCAGCAAGGTCCGCTGATCGTTCAGAACAAATACGGCCAGATCATCACTATCGAACCGATCAAAGAGACCTTGCAGCCATCTCCTGCAACGACCAACGTGGCGAGCAATCAGGTTCTGCATCAGGATGGCAACAATCTTGATTTTCAGGGGCGCTTCATTCAATCCCATCTTCCGAACGAACCCTCCGCCAAAACGGCCAATAATTCTGAGAACGCGGCCATGGCCAACGATCAGAGCCAATCAGGTTTCTTTGGTGGACGGCAGCGGGAAGGTGGCAATGTACGGACCCCGGAAAATGGAACCGGATTCCAGGAAGGCAGTCCCCTATCTCTGAATACCGCGCCCTTGTCCTTTGGTTTGCAGATGAACCAGAGCCAAGGCAGCATCACCGCCGCACAACTGGGCTCCACCACCGGAGCCTCGTATCAGCTTGGATCAGGCACCATGGTCCCCGAGAGCACGGTGGTCGATCAGATCATTACCCATTTTTCGGTGAACAAACGTCTGGAAAACGGTTCGGTCACCTTGAAGCTCAATCCCCAGGAACTTGGGGAGTTACGTATGGAAATCAAGATTGAGCAGGAGAATGTCAAAGCCCACATCATCGCTCAATCATCCCATGCCCAGGACATGATCGACCGCCATATGCCGCGCCTTCGCGAAGCACTGGAACAACAGGGATTGCATCTTCAAGAGGTGGAAGTCAGTATCGCCAACAATGATAATGCAGCCGGCGAACGGTTCCAGAACAGCGAGGCATGGCAGCAACAGTCGCAGCAATTTTCCCCCGGCAAAAAGACGGCCTCCGCAGTCCCCTTTGAAGTGGAGGAGCTATCCGCCGATGCCAGTGACCTGAAACAAAACTTCAATGCGATCGCCTGA